Proteins found in one Paenibacillus wynnii genomic segment:
- a CDS encoding sugar phosphate isomerase/epimerase family protein translates to MLKIGLQLYTLRAELEQDFEGTLRKVADMGYHGVEFYDYFGRSAEEVKQLLEETGMVALGAHRPYDALLNDTEQEVSYNLAIGNTNLIIPYLSEEQRNWEQVAANLITIGEKVKARGAVLSYHNHDFEFTEHYGELTAFDGIFENVSADLLQVEMDTCWVYHAGFDPIEYINKYAGRLPIIHLKDMKKLEDGSAETVVLGEGEVNLSGILEAAAAAGVEWAVVEQDYCNRSPLESVADSLKWVKQYAQQGGKVHV, encoded by the coding sequence ATGTTGAAGATTGGTTTGCAATTGTACACACTTAGAGCAGAGCTAGAGCAGGACTTCGAAGGTACGCTTCGTAAGGTAGCCGATATGGGTTACCATGGAGTCGAATTTTATGATTACTTCGGACGTAGTGCAGAGGAAGTTAAGCAATTGTTGGAAGAAACTGGAATGGTTGCTCTCGGAGCACATCGTCCTTATGATGCTTTACTTAATGATACGGAGCAAGAAGTCTCGTATAACCTAGCTATTGGCAATACGAACTTGATCATTCCTTATCTTTCAGAGGAACAACGAAATTGGGAGCAGGTCGCTGCTAACCTAATAACCATTGGGGAAAAAGTAAAAGCACGCGGTGCGGTATTATCCTACCACAACCATGATTTTGAATTCACGGAGCACTACGGAGAGCTTACTGCCTTTGATGGAATCTTTGAAAATGTATCAGCAGACCTGCTTCAAGTGGAAATGGATACTTGCTGGGTATACCATGCTGGATTTGACCCGATTGAATATATCAACAAATATGCCGGTCGGTTGCCGATCATTCACTTGAAGGATATGAAGAAGCTCGAAGACGGTTCAGCAGAAACTGTTGTACTGGGTGAGGGTGAAGTTAATCTGTCCGGTATTCTGGAAGCTGCAGCAGCGGCAGGCGTGGAATGGGCGGTCGTTGAACAGGATTATTGCAATCGTTCGCCGCTTGAGAGTGTAGCAGATAGCTTGAAATGGGTAAAACAGTACGCACAACAAGGAGGAAAAGTTCATGTCTAA
- a CDS encoding Gfo/Idh/MocA family protein has translation MSKTLKIAIIGCGGIAIGKHMPSLSRQTDAEMVAFCDIELDRAQEAADKYGSEGAKVYSDYNEMLKEGGFDIVHVCTPNDSHAPITVASLEAGCHVMCEKPMAKTTAQAQEMLDAARRTGKKLTIGYQNRFRSDSQYLKGLCDSGDLGDIYYARAIALRRRAVPTWGVFLDEEKQGGGPLIDIGTHALDMTLWMMDNYKPRSVTGSVFHKLGHKENAANAFGPWDPEKFKVEDSAFGFITMENGATIVLESSWALNVSEFGEAKTLLAGTEGGADMNDGLRLNGERAGHLYETKVDLSSGGVAFYSGGEETEADREARLWLEAVREDKEPVVKPEQAFVVTQILEAVYESARTGRAVYFDGTSDK, from the coding sequence ATGTCTAAAACATTAAAAATAGCTATTATCGGTTGCGGTGGTATCGCCATCGGGAAACATATGCCAAGCTTATCACGTCAAACGGATGCTGAAATGGTCGCTTTTTGCGATATCGAATTAGATCGTGCACAAGAAGCTGCTGACAAATACGGTTCAGAAGGCGCTAAGGTGTATAGTGATTATAACGAAATGCTTAAAGAAGGCGGATTCGATATCGTTCATGTATGTACCCCTAATGACAGCCATGCGCCAATTACAGTAGCTTCATTGGAAGCGGGTTGCCATGTTATGTGTGAGAAGCCAATGGCGAAGACAACGGCTCAAGCACAAGAAATGTTGGACGCAGCACGTCGTACCGGCAAAAAACTGACGATTGGTTATCAGAACCGTTTCCGTTCGGATAGTCAATACTTGAAAGGTCTTTGCGATAGCGGAGATCTTGGTGATATTTATTATGCCAGAGCCATCGCGCTACGCCGTCGTGCCGTTCCTACATGGGGCGTATTCCTGGATGAAGAGAAGCAAGGTGGAGGCCCGCTCATCGATATTGGTACGCATGCACTGGATATGACATTATGGATGATGGATAACTACAAGCCGCGCAGTGTAACAGGTTCTGTCTTCCATAAGCTTGGACATAAAGAAAATGCAGCGAATGCCTTTGGACCCTGGGACCCGGAGAAATTCAAGGTTGAAGATTCAGCTTTTGGTTTCATCACCATGGAAAATGGAGCAACCATTGTTCTTGAATCCAGCTGGGCACTGAACGTTTCGGAGTTTGGTGAAGCTAAGACCCTTCTTGCCGGTACTGAAGGCGGAGCGGATATGAATGACGGACTTCGTTTGAACGGAGAACGTGCTGGACATCTTTATGAGACTAAAGTAGATCTTTCTTCAGGCGGTGTAGCCTTCTACTCAGGTGGAGAAGAGACTGAAGCTGACCGTGAAGCGCGGTTATGGCTGGAAGCGGTTAGAGAAGATAAGGAGCCCGTTGTGAAACCTGAACAGGCTTTTGTAGTTACACAAATCTTGGAAGCTGTATATGAATCCGCACGGACAGGCCGTGCCGTGTATTTCGATGGAACTTCCGATAAATAA
- a CDS encoding sugar phosphate isomerase/epimerase family protein, with product MKLGVFMVLFGGRKLEDALDYVASKGLKAVEIGTGAYPGNGHCNPQLLLENETALKEFKHAVESRGLMISALSCHGNPLHPQKELARKDHEDFVNTVKLAQKLEVPVVNTFSGCPGDHEDAKYPNWPVAPWPNDYQEILTWQWENKVIPYWTEWGAFAAQHDVKIGLELHGGFSVHSPATLLRLREAAGEVIGANLDPSHMWWQGIDPVQAIHILGRKGAIHHFHAKDAFIDPINVNMHGLTDMQSYGKMLDRAWQFRTVGYGHDMKTWTDIMSALRLVGYDYVVSIEHEDGLMSVDEGFSKAVDNLSQILIKEPSGEMWWV from the coding sequence ATGAAACTTGGAGTATTTATGGTATTGTTTGGCGGACGCAAACTGGAAGATGCATTGGATTATGTAGCTTCCAAAGGGCTTAAAGCAGTTGAAATCGGCACTGGTGCATATCCCGGGAATGGTCATTGTAATCCGCAGTTGCTGTTGGAGAATGAGACAGCATTGAAGGAATTCAAGCATGCTGTTGAATCCCGTGGACTGATGATCAGTGCGTTAAGCTGTCACGGCAATCCGTTGCATCCGCAAAAGGAGCTTGCCCGCAAGGATCACGAGGATTTCGTGAATACAGTTAAATTAGCGCAGAAACTGGAGGTACCGGTAGTAAATACGTTCTCCGGCTGCCCTGGTGATCACGAGGATGCTAAATATCCGAACTGGCCTGTGGCTCCGTGGCCAAATGATTATCAAGAAATTCTTACCTGGCAGTGGGAGAATAAAGTCATTCCCTACTGGACCGAATGGGGAGCGTTTGCGGCCCAGCACGATGTGAAGATTGGACTGGAGCTGCATGGCGGATTCTCGGTTCACTCTCCGGCAACCTTGCTCCGTCTTAGAGAAGCAGCAGGCGAAGTCATTGGTGCCAACCTGGATCCAAGTCACATGTGGTGGCAAGGAATTGATCCTGTACAAGCGATTCATATACTAGGTCGTAAAGGGGCAATTCATCACTTCCACGCGAAAGATGCATTCATTGATCCAATTAACGTGAACATGCATGGATTAACGGATATGCAGTCATATGGAAAAATGCTCGATCGCGCTTGGCAGTTCCGTACTGTAGGTTATGGTCATGATATGAAGACTTGGACTGACATCATGAGTGCTCTTCGTCTTGTAGGGTATGACTATGTAGTTAGTATTGAGCATGAAGACGGGTTGATGTCAGTAGATGAAGGCTTCTCCAAAGCCGTAGACAACCTTAGTCAAATTTTGATTAAAGAGCCATCTGGTGAGATGTGGTGGGTTTAA
- the fabV gene encoding enoyl-ACP reductase FabV produces MIIKPRTRGFICTTAHPEGCARQVQQQVEYVRAQPEIKGPTKVLVIGASAGYGLASRITAAFGAGASTVGVYRQSISKENRTASAGWYNSAAFEKLAEEAGLQSFSVTGDAFSNETKQRTIELIQQELGQVDLVVYSVASGRRIHPVTGETFSSVLKPLDSTYTNKTVNFHTGEVSMVSIDPATEEEIAGTVTVMGGEDWQMWIDELQQAGVLADHAVTIAYSYMGSEITQPVYREGTIGRAKDHLEETAHHINKQLASRGGRAYVAVTKALVTQSSSAIPVVPLYISALYKVMKQKDLHEGCIEQAYRLFSEHLYTADGTKVDSKGRIRIDDWELRPDVQEEVTRLWAELSSDNINELSDLSSYRREFFQLFGFEIEDIDYDADIDPNVTIPHLR; encoded by the coding sequence ATGATTATCAAGCCAAGAACACGCGGCTTTATATGTACAACCGCCCATCCTGAGGGCTGTGCCCGTCAGGTACAGCAACAGGTGGAATATGTACGGGCCCAACCTGAGATAAAGGGACCTACGAAGGTTCTCGTTATTGGCGCCTCTGCAGGATACGGTTTGGCTTCCAGAATTACAGCTGCCTTTGGTGCAGGTGCCAGTACAGTAGGTGTGTATCGCCAAAGCATCAGCAAAGAAAATCGGACGGCATCTGCCGGTTGGTACAATTCGGCAGCATTCGAGAAGCTGGCGGAAGAAGCCGGTTTGCAGTCATTCAGTGTAACGGGGGATGCCTTCTCTAACGAGACGAAGCAAAGAACCATCGAACTGATACAACAGGAACTGGGTCAGGTTGATCTGGTGGTATACAGTGTCGCATCCGGTCGGCGTATCCATCCGGTTACGGGTGAAACGTTTTCTTCAGTACTTAAACCGCTAGACAGTACTTATACCAATAAAACGGTTAATTTCCATACCGGAGAAGTAAGCATGGTATCGATTGATCCTGCTACGGAAGAGGAGATTGCAGGGACGGTTACTGTGATGGGTGGAGAAGACTGGCAAATGTGGATCGATGAACTTCAGCAAGCCGGTGTGCTTGCAGATCATGCAGTGACCATAGCCTATTCTTACATGGGTTCAGAGATAACTCAACCCGTTTATCGCGAGGGTACCATTGGACGGGCAAAAGACCATCTTGAGGAAACTGCCCACCATATTAACAAACAGCTGGCTTCACGCGGAGGCCGGGCATATGTAGCGGTAACAAAGGCTCTAGTGACCCAGTCCAGCTCAGCAATTCCCGTAGTTCCACTGTACATTTCCGCTTTATACAAGGTGATGAAGCAAAAGGATCTTCACGAAGGCTGTATTGAACAAGCCTATCGTTTGTTCTCCGAGCACTTATATACTGCGGATGGAACGAAGGTAGACAGCAAAGGGCGAATACGGATTGATGATTGGGAATTGCGCCCCGATGTCCAGGAGGAAGTCACCAGACTGTGGGCTGAGTTGTCTTCTGACAATATTAATGAGCTCTCCGATCTTTCAAGCTATCGCCGCGAATTTTTCCAGCTCTTTGGTTTTGAGATCGAAGATATCGATTATGACGCGGACATAGATCCAAACGTGACTATTCCTCATTTACGTTAG